TGTGGCACTTTCTGATTTTTCTACTTATGGTAGGGTGGTCTTTTGCCACTGAAGGAGCCAAGTTAATACAAACTCCATACTCAAAGCCTTTTAAAGCGGTTGTGGAGTTTTACTTTGATCACCCAGAGAAGATAGGACCAGCTTTAGGTTGGGTTTCTAACCTCGTGTATGTGCTTACCAATCCACCTTACGATTACTCTCAGGAGGACATAGACATTGTGGTTATATCTCACGGTAGAGAACTGCCTGTATTTGCCAAAGAAAACAGAAAGAAATACGAAAGCATAGTTGAAAGGATAGAGAGCCTCAGTATGTATGGAGTAAGGTTTATGGTTTGTTCTATGGCAGCCAAGCAGTTTTATGGATACTCGGAAAAGGACTTTTACCCTTTTGTTAGTTTAGTGCCTTCTGCCCTTACAGAAATAGTTCACTGGCAACACATGGGTTATGGACTTTTAATACCGCAGATTATAGAAATTAAGCAAGGAGGTGTACCATGAGTAGAAGACCTAACATAGAAAAGGCTTTAAAGCTTGTGTCTTCCAGATACGAGCTGGTGCATGCAGTGGCAAAAAGGGTGGAACAGCTCATGCAGGAAGGGGAAGACATATTCATCAGAGACAAAACTAAGGGAGAACTCGTAAAAAAGACCTTTCAGGCTATAGAAGACATAGCAAACGGTAAGGTTAAAGTGATAAAGGAATGACCTTCCTTATCTTACTTTTCTATTTTTTCTCCGCTCTTTCCTTTTCTCAGACCATCCTACCAGAGGAGTACAGACTTCTTTCTGAATACATGAAAACCAAAGATGAAAACATAGGTAAGTATCTTTTGGAGAAATATCCAGATGCGGTCTTTTCAGAAGACTTAAAGCTGATGCTTTCCGAAAACGCTTACCAAAGGGGAGACCTTGAGACTGCAAGAAACTATCTTAAAAGCATAAACGCAAACAAGTTAAAGCCTGATCTTCTTGATAAGTACGCTCAGCTTTGGAAGGATCTCAGCCTTGATAAAAAAAGTGCCCTACTTTCTTATCCTGTCCTTTTCAGAGATTTTATAGGCAGTGTAAAGCTCACCGATAACCAAGCTCTGCAGGTAGCCGATAAACTCCTGAAAAGCAGGCACTACAGAGATGTTATAAAAGTTCTATCTGATTTAAAGGACGAAAGAGTGTGTTATTACTTGGGTGTGTCCTATTTTCGCATAGGTGATGAAAGTAGGGCAGAGGAAATTCTCAGCTCTTGTAAAGATGAGAGAGGCTACAAGTACCTTGCGCTTATATACCTAAAAAGAGACGAGGAAGATAGTTTAAGAGATACGCTTTTGAAGATAAGGGAAACCCAGATTAGGGACAACATACTTCTGATGGTTGGTAGACACTACTTTCAACGTGGAGATTACCAAAGAGCTAAGGAGTTTTTCTCTCTGATGGTAGATGATCATGACAAGTTTTTTAACTTGGGGCTCCTTAGCTTTGTGCAAAAGGACTATCAAGATGCTCTTTCTTACTTTATCAGAGCGTACTATTTTGCAAGAAATGAAGCAGAATCATCTAAAGCCTGTTTTTGGGCTTATAGATCATACGCAATACAAGGAAAAGAAGACTTAGGGCTTAAGTATTTAGTTATGGCAAGTAAGGGTGAAGGATTTTATTCTGCTGTAGCTAAGATCATGTCTGGAGAACCATTAATAAGTAAAAGTGTCAGGCGTGTCTTTTCAGAAGGAGATACTCCTGTGCAAGCTGAAATCATAAAAGCAATAAGATCAGCAGGATTTTATTACTACTCCCGGCTTGAAGCTTTCAAAAGACTTGGGGAGCTTTCTCCAACAGACATAATAGCCATATCACAGTTTGACCCTTTCCTCAGCATAAGATTGGCAATAAGGAAGTACGGGAGCACTTCAGATGTCTATAAATATGTAGCCTTTCCACTGCCTTACAAGCAGTATGTTTACAGAGCGTCAGAAAGATACGGGATGGCACCTGAGCTCATATGGGCTGTGATGAGGCAGGAGAGCCTTTTTGATCCTTCAGCAGTATCTGTTTCTGGAGCAAAGGGGCTTATGCAGATTATAGACTCTACAGCCAGATGGCTTTATAAACAGGTAGGTATTGAACCCAAAAACATTTTTGATCCAGAAACAAACATACTGCTTGGCAGTGCTTACCTGAGACATCTTTACGATATGTGGGATGGCAACCTTGTTAAAGTCCTTGCCAGCTACAATGCGGGACCAAACAGGGTAAAATCTTGGACAGATTATTCAGATCCTTACCTTTTTATAGAAAGCATACCCTTCAAAGAGACAAGGGATTATGTGATGAAGGTTCTTTACAACTACTATGTTTATGCAGAGCTTTTAAAGTGAGCTAAGGGCTTTTTTTATCCTCTCCAGCGCATTGTCTATGTCTTCTTGGGTGTGAGCCATGCTTAAAAACCAAGCTTCAAACTGGGAGGGTGGAATAAGAACTCCCTCAGACAGTAAAGCTCGGAAAAATCTTGCAAACATCTGGGTGTCTGAACTTTTGGCGCTTTGAAAGTCTTTTACCTCTTGGTCTGTAAAGAATACGGTAAACATAGAACCAATGCGGTTTATTCTGTGGGGTATACCCTTTTCCCTCAAAAGATCAGAAATACCGTCAGAAAGCCTTTGGGTGAGTTCTTCAAGATACGCGTAAGGTTTTTCTCTGATAAGCACCTCAAGGGTCTTTATGCCTGCCACCATAGAAAGGGGGTTTCCTGACAGCGTACCAGCTTGATAGACAGGACCCTCTGGAGACACTTTATTCATTATGTCTTCTTTACCACCGTAAGCACCCAAAGGCATACCTCCGCCTAACACCTTACCCAGACAGGTCATGTCGGGTTTTATACCCAAAAGCTCCTGAGCACCTCCGAGAGATAACCTAAAGCCTGTTATAACTTCGTCAAAAATAAGTAAAGAAGCGTATTTTTTGGTCTGCTCTGCTATGACTTTTAGAAAATCTTCTTCAGGAAGCACTACTCCCATATTCCCAGCTACAGGTTCTAAAATAACACAGGCTATATCTTCTCCATACTTTTCAAAGGTCTCTATAAGTGCATGGGAGTCGTTATAAGGAAGTACAAGGGTGAGTTTAGCCATCTCTTCAGGCACACCAGCGGTACCTGGGATACCAAAAGTGGCAACTCCTGAACCACCACTTACCAGAAGACTATCGTAATGCCCATGATAGCATCCTTCAAACTTCACCACATAATTTCTACCCGTATAACCTCTTGCAAGTCGTATGGCGGACATAACCGCTTCTGTACCAGACGAGACAAACCTCACCTTATCTATAGACTGTACTAAATTAGCAACCATAGTGGCTAAAGTTATTTCGTGAGGGTTAGTAAGCCCGTAAGATAGGCCTTTGTGTGCCTGCTCGCATACCGCCTGAACTACCTCCGGATGAGCGTGTCCTAGTATGATGGGACCCCAAGAGCACAAAAAGTCTATGTACTCTTTACCTTCTACATCCCATATTTTGCAACCTTGTGCTCTTTCTACTATGATGGGATCTCCACCAACAGACTTGAAAGCCCTTACTGGAGAGCTAACACCTCCCGGCATATACCTTTTTGCTATACTAAAGAGCTCAGCATTCTTACTCATCTGTATTAAGGATACCTCAAAATCTTCACTTTTTCCAGAGTTATAAGTCCGTTGCTCACCAACTTGGCTATCTCAGGAAGAACATCTTTAAGGTTTTCTTCACAGTCTATAATCTCAACCACTATGGGTAGGTCCGAAGATAGCTTTAAGGGGCTCGCTTTGTGTATAACGGAAGACTTTCCATAACCTAATATGCCTCTGAACACAGTAGCACCAGCAATTTTTTTACTCCTGCAGAGTTCCACTATGTATTTGTAGAGAGGTTTACCTTCGTACTTATCATCCTCTCCAAAGAATATACGGACTAAAAGAGCATGCTCGCACTTCATAGCACCCTTCCTAAATTGTAGCCCAAAAAGGTCATAGATATACCTCCGCCAACACTTCCCAATATGTAAAGCAGAAACTTTAGCAGTTCACCGTTCACAAGTAAGTAATAGCTTTCGTAAGAGAAGGTAGAAAAGGTAGAAAAGCCACCCAAAAAGCCTGTTATTAGAAAAGCCCTCATACTGGAGGAAACATTTATTTTCTCAACCAAGTACGAGAAGAAAAATCCCACTAAAAAACAAGCCAGCAAGTTAACTACAAAGGTCCCAAGAGGAAAATCCAAACCAGCTTTTTTCTGTATTATTTTAGAAAGCTCATACCTCAAAACAGATCCCAGGGCTCCACCTATGGCGATAACAAACATTAGTCCCATATCTCAGCCTTCTCCATGGTTATGAGTCCACTTTTTAGATACTTGCTTATCTCTTCTATCACACTTTGAACTTTCTCTTCCTCATCTACAAACTCCACAACAACGGGAAGGTCGTAAGAGAGTACCTCTATTCCCTCATAATGGTACTGGCCTGTAGTACCGTATCCAAGTATGGCTTTTAGAACTGTGGCACCCCTTATACCCTTACTTTTGAGCATACTCAATATTGTGGAATAAAGAGGCTCTCCACTTAGTTTATCTCCTTCTCGTAGGAATATACGGACAAGGACAGCCACATGAATATTATATGTTAGAATTTATCTATGCAAGTTTTAATGGGAGTAGGAAAGGCAGGACTAAAAAGGGAAGGCAAACCTGACTTACTTGTGGTGCTCCTTCCTCAGGCATGCAATGCTTCCTTCCTTTTTACAAACAATCACTTCAAAGCAGGAAGTGTCATATATTCCCAGAAGGTGCTTGAAAAAAGTAGAGTAGTTAGAGCTATTGTAATAAACAGCGGTAACGCAAACTGTGGTGTGGGTAAGGAAGGAATAATCCACGCAGAGCTTATGGCAAAGAGGACTGCGGAGAACCTTGATATTGAAGAGGATCAGGTACTTGTGTTTTCCACAGGAGTTATAGGCAAACCTCTACCCATAGATAATGTCCTAAAAGCAATTGATGATGCCTGCAATGTGCTTGAGCCTTTGGACATAAAGAGAGCCAGCGAAGTGATCTCTACCACAGACAGCTTTCCTAAGTATACTTTTGTAAAGACGGGACTACTTGAAGTCTATGGCTTTGCAAAAGGTGCGGGTATGATACATCCCAACATGGCAACCATGTTAGCCTTTATCTTTATTAATGCAGATCTTGATCCCTTCACCCTAAACCAATTGCACAAAGAAATAACTGAAAGGACCTTTAATTCCATAAGCGTTGATGGGTGCACCAGCACTAATGATAGTTTTGGAATAATAAGCCTTGGAGTTATAAAAGAGGATCTTGAAAAGGTCAGACAAGCACTTCATCAAGTATCTTTAGACCTTGCCAAAAAGATAGTGGAGGATGGTGAAGGAGCAACAAGGATAATAAAGGTGGTTGTCAAAAACGCATCTCTTGAACTAAAAGCCAGAACTATAGCGGAAAAGATAGCCCTTTCAAATCTTGTAAAGACCGCAGTCTTTGGTAGAGATCCCAACTGGGGTAGGATATTAGCCTCAGCAGGCTCCACCGCATTTCCTATAGATCAGTTTAAGCTAAAGCTTTATATAGGCAATCACCTAGTTTACGACGGAAAACCACACCTCAAAGCGGTCCAAAGTGCCAAAAGGTATATGGAAGAAAACAAGGAGATTGAGATAGTGCTTGAT
The Hydrogenobacter hydrogenophilus DNA segment above includes these coding regions:
- a CDS encoding DsrE family protein, which translates into the protein MMWHFLIFLLMVGWSFATEGAKLIQTPYSKPFKAVVEFYFDHPEKIGPALGWVSNLVYVLTNPPYDYSQEDIDIVVISHGRELPVFAKENRKKYESIVERIESLSMYGVRFMVCSMAAKQFYGYSEKDFYPFVSLVPSALTEIVHWQHMGYGLLIPQIIEIKQGGVP
- the rpoZ gene encoding DNA-directed RNA polymerase subunit omega; protein product: MSRRPNIEKALKLVSSRYELVHAVAKRVEQLMQEGEDIFIRDKTKGELVKKTFQAIEDIANGKVKVIKE
- a CDS encoding lytic transglycosylase domain-containing protein, translated to MTFLILLFYFFSALSFSQTILPEEYRLLSEYMKTKDENIGKYLLEKYPDAVFSEDLKLMLSENAYQRGDLETARNYLKSINANKLKPDLLDKYAQLWKDLSLDKKSALLSYPVLFRDFIGSVKLTDNQALQVADKLLKSRHYRDVIKVLSDLKDERVCYYLGVSYFRIGDESRAEEILSSCKDERGYKYLALIYLKRDEEDSLRDTLLKIRETQIRDNILLMVGRHYFQRGDYQRAKEFFSLMVDDHDKFFNLGLLSFVQKDYQDALSYFIRAYYFARNEAESSKACFWAYRSYAIQGKEDLGLKYLVMASKGEGFYSAVAKIMSGEPLISKSVRRVFSEGDTPVQAEIIKAIRSAGFYYYSRLEAFKRLGELSPTDIIAISQFDPFLSIRLAIRKYGSTSDVYKYVAFPLPYKQYVYRASERYGMAPELIWAVMRQESLFDPSAVSVSGAKGLMQIIDSTARWLYKQVGIEPKNIFDPETNILLGSAYLRHLYDMWDGNLVKVLASYNAGPNRVKSWTDYSDPYLFIESIPFKETRDYVMKVLYNYYVYAELLK
- the hemL gene encoding glutamate-1-semialdehyde 2,1-aminomutase, with protein sequence MSKNAELFSIAKRYMPGGVSSPVRAFKSVGGDPIIVERAQGCKIWDVEGKEYIDFLCSWGPIILGHAHPEVVQAVCEQAHKGLSYGLTNPHEITLATMVANLVQSIDKVRFVSSGTEAVMSAIRLARGYTGRNYVVKFEGCYHGHYDSLLVSGGSGVATFGIPGTAGVPEEMAKLTLVLPYNDSHALIETFEKYGEDIACVILEPVAGNMGVVLPEEDFLKVIAEQTKKYASLLIFDEVITGFRLSLGGAQELLGIKPDMTCLGKVLGGGMPLGAYGGKEDIMNKVSPEGPVYQAGTLSGNPLSMVAGIKTLEVLIREKPYAYLEELTQRLSDGISDLLREKGIPHRINRIGSMFTVFFTDQEVKDFQSAKSSDTQMFARFFRALLSEGVLIPPSQFEAWFLSMAHTQEDIDNALERIKKALSSL
- a CDS encoding DUF190 domain-containing protein, producing the protein MKCEHALLVRIFFGEDDKYEGKPLYKYIVELCRSKKIAGATVFRGILGYGKSSVIHKASPLKLSSDLPIVVEIIDCEENLKDVLPEIAKLVSNGLITLEKVKILRYP
- the crcB gene encoding fluoride efflux transporter CrcB, whose product is MGLMFVIAIGGALGSVLRYELSKIIQKKAGLDFPLGTFVVNLLACFLVGFFFSYLVEKINVSSSMRAFLITGFLGGFSTFSTFSYESYYLLVNGELLKFLLYILGSVGGGISMTFLGYNLGRVL
- a CDS encoding DUF190 domain-containing protein, with protein sequence MAVLVRIFLREGDKLSGEPLYSTILSMLKSKGIRGATVLKAILGYGTTGQYHYEGIEVLSYDLPVVVEFVDEEEKVQSVIEEISKYLKSGLITMEKAEIWD
- the argJ gene encoding bifunctional glutamate N-acetyltransferase/amino-acid acetyltransferase ArgJ; this translates as MQVLMGVGKAGLKREGKPDLLVVLLPQACNASFLFTNNHFKAGSVIYSQKVLEKSRVVRAIVINSGNANCGVGKEGIIHAELMAKRTAENLDIEEDQVLVFSTGVIGKPLPIDNVLKAIDDACNVLEPLDIKRASEVISTTDSFPKYTFVKTGLLEVYGFAKGAGMIHPNMATMLAFIFINADLDPFTLNQLHKEITERTFNSISVDGCTSTNDSFGIISLGVIKEDLEKVRQALHQVSLDLAKKIVEDGEGATRIIKVVVKNASLELKARTIAEKIALSNLVKTAVFGRDPNWGRILASAGSTAFPIDQFKLKLYIGNHLVYDGKPHLKAVQSAKRYMEENKEIEIVLDLMEGKESWTYYTSDLSYEYIKINAEYTT